A region from the Salvia splendens isolate huo1 chromosome 15, SspV2, whole genome shotgun sequence genome encodes:
- the LOC121768306 gene encoding protein FAM133-like — MQPVKSEMKQNPVEASASKLKANPYSSKTKTPPKRLKMKKSRSSNEETSDGDNEGSKSPSGDERRRKKKRSKKRKQKYWESNLAESSSSDGDRKRRNRRKCRRESSSESSDLGRRSSRQHHRSRQSHHRHKRHHSG, encoded by the exons ATGCAGCCAGTAAAGTCTGAGATGAAGCAGAATCCAG TTGAAGCCAGTGCATCCAAGTTGAAAGCCAACCCTTATTCAAGCAAGACGAAGACGCCGCCGAAGAGGTTGAAAATGAAGAAGTCTCGTTCGTCCAACGAAGAAACAAGTGATGGTGATAACGAGGGAAGCAAATCACCATCTGGCGAcgagaggaggaggaagaagaagaggagcaAGAAACGGAAGCAGAAGTATTGGGAGTCGAATTTGGCCGAAAGCTCAAGTAGTGACGGTGATCGGAAGAGGAGAAATAGACGCAAGTGTCGTCGGGAAAGTTCCTCCGAGTCGTCCGATTTAGGCCGTCGATCCAGTCGGCAGCACCATCGTTCCCGTCAGAGCCACCATCGCCACAAACGACATCACTCCGGTTGA
- the LOC121769096 gene encoding F-box protein SKIP31-like, giving the protein MASDDEDASLVHFLESEVLSGLSEMEEEERDVKRSRAEEGKLSEQEEKEQQEAKKIRIDEGEISDEELSMVQQSSSSSSLSSVQLEAEVKTASSPPKGSETVISGNSSRGRHVMESKSTPKRIGTGIFSHIPPELLHHILKFLSSEDLVSCTLVCRFMSFAASDESLWRRLYCMRWGLLPPKKPRECAWKSLYIKRDEEDMAEFVRSCPTEFKEYYIQMQVAKRSQAPNRCQVNDDRIILDKTLADQVSIWKSSRGLTETAVPNHACSGENCTYYQIGDVFVCEKTGNVHVCDDTCKDVIMDPTNELLVCTISGRCFDRLISPGEMEPDAEQQQAAANDEAEPFMGSGRFARAYLLGYNCDDEKELEAALRFC; this is encoded by the exons ATGGCTTCCGATGACGAAGATGCGAGTCTCGTTCATTTCCTCGAATCCGAAGTCCTATCTGGGCTCTCCGAAATG gaagaggaagaaagagacgTGAAGAGATCGCGTGCTGAGGAGGGGAAACTAAGTGAACAAGAAGAGAAAGAGCAGCAGGAAGCCAAGAAAATAAGAATCGATGAGGGTGAAATTAGTGATGAAGAACTTTCAATGGTGCAACAGTCATCGTCCTCATCATCACTGTCATCTGTTCAGCTGGAGGCTGAAGTAAAAACTGCATCTTCACCTCCAAAAGGAAGCGAGACTGTCATATCTGGCAATAGCAGTCGTGGGAGGCATGTCATGGAAAGCAAATCCACCCCAAAGAGGATTGGGACTGGGATTTTCAGCCACATCCCTCCTGAGTTGTTGCATCACATCCTCAAATTTCTTTCTTCTGAG GATCTTGTTTCTTGCACTTTGGTTTGTAGGTTCATGAGTTTTGCTGCTTCAGACGAGTCACTGTGGCGTCGCTT ATATTGTATGCGGTGGGGTCTGCTGCCTCCGAAAAAGCCACGAGAATGTGCGTGGAAGAGCCTTTACATCAAG CGTGATGAAGAAGACATGGCAGAGTTTGTGCGAAGCTGCCCTACCGAATTCAAAGAATATTACATCCAAATGCAGGTGGCCAAGAGAAGCCAAGCACCTAATCGTTGTCAG GTGAATGATGACCGTATAATTCTTGATAAGACTCTTGCTGATCAAGTGTCCATTTGGAAGAGTAGCAGAGGCCTAACTGAAACAGCAGTACCCAATCACGCTTGCTCTGGAGAAAACTGCACTTACTATCAAATCGGAGATGTATTTGTATGTGAGAAGACTGGGAATGTTCACG TCTGTGATGATACATGTAAAGATGTTATTATGGATCCTACAAATGAACTCTTGGTCTGCACCATCTCTGGCCGATGTTTTGATCGATTAATCTCACCGGGTGAAATGGAACCTGATGCG GAACAACAGCAAGCCGCTGCTAACGATGAAGCGGAGCCTTTTATGGGATCTGGTCGTTTTG CTCGGGCATATTTACTTGGATATAACTGCGATGATGAGAAAGAGTTGGAGGCCGCATTGAGGTTTTGCTGA